Within Bacillus sp. FJAT-45350, the genomic segment TTGTCCAAGTCGATTCATTCTTCCACCGATATTCATTAAACAGCCCATATCAGCACTTACTAGAACCTCAGCATCTGTTGATAGTACATGCTCTACCTTTTCATTCACCATTGCCACTGAGATATCCGGCATTTTCATTGCAAATGTCCCACCGAACCCGCAGCAATCATAGCTATAAGGTAATTCTACTAGCTCTACACCACTTACATTTTTTAGTAGAGTAATCGGCTCATCCTTAACACCCAATAGTCGTGACATATGACAAGAAGAATGATATGTCACTTTCTTTTCAAATCTAGCACCAATATCATCAACCTTTAAAACGTTAACTAAAAATTGAGTAAACTCATATGTACGATTGATTAAATCATTCGCTCTCTCTTGCCAAACTGGCTCATCCTTAAACAATTCAGGATAATAATGATGAACCATTCCTGTACAAGACCCTGAAGGAAGGATGACATATTCACTGTTTTCGAATACCTCAATTGTATGTTTCGCCACATCAATCGCTTCTTTCTTGTAACCACTATTAAAAGCAGGCTGTCCACAGCATGTTTGTCCCGCTGGAAAGTCCACCTCTACATCTAACTTGTTTAACACTCTAACAACACTTTCTCCTACCTCTGGAAACATGTTATCTGCAAGACATGTTATAAATAATGATACTTTCATTATTTTCCTCTCCCTCTATTAACTTACATTATTATACAATTATAATGAATAAGTTCCTTTTTTATCTAGTATTTGCTACCATCCTTATAAAATAGTATAGAATATTCTGAGAAATAATTATATGTAAAAAGGGAATTTTTTTATCATGTTAAACAAAACGCCTACTCGAAAGTAGACGTTCTAATAATCATTATCTTTTTATTTCCACATTATATTCCTTCAACCAATGATCCATTTGGATGAAGTGTGCTAAAAGTTGTGGTCCTGTCATGAGCTGCCCAAACCATGGAGTTTTAAATGATTGCCCTCCACTTTCGGCAATTTCACGCATACGGTTTCGGTCGATTAATTCAAATAATAGTGAATCCTTTTGATTTAGAATAGTAAGCATTTCTGACTTTACTAGATTCGTGTAATGAGGATTGTGTGTTTTGGGATATGGACTTTTTTTACGATATAGGACTTCGTT encodes:
- a CDS encoding (Fe-S)-binding protein; the protein is MKVSLFITCLADNMFPEVGESVVRVLNKLDVEVDFPAGQTCCGQPAFNSGYKKEAIDVAKHTIEVFENSEYVILPSGSCTGMVHHYYPELFKDEPVWQERANDLINRTYEFTQFLVNVLKVDDIGARFEKKVTYHSSCHMSRLLGVKDEPITLLKNVSGVELVELPYSYDCCGFGGTFAMKMPDISVAMVNEKVEHVLSTDAEVLVSADMGCLMNIGGRMNRLGQEMGIMHIAQVLDEGVRT